A window of the Vigna angularis cultivar LongXiaoDou No.4 chromosome 3, ASM1680809v1, whole genome shotgun sequence genome harbors these coding sequences:
- the LOC108326628 gene encoding protein TRIGALACTOSYLDIACYLGLYCEROL 1, chloroplastic, producing MQTTSYSHPLICFSCRNISANGKNKYKVKFCAPFPSQWDRKCEFNGRPQIYNSPGPIKPKRLFVLHNTDDSHPSASTVGDEMNTNHAPNGSSPAFLSNWSPPRYLWRGLSVLILAGQVIVKTLKGKIHWRNTLQQLERVGPRSVGVCLLTSAFVGMAFTIQFVREFTRLGLNRSVGGVLALAFSRELSPVVTAIVVAGRIGSAFAAELGTMQVSEQTDTLRVLGSDPVDYLVTPRVIATCIALPLLTLLCFTLGLASSAILADGVYGVSINIILDSAQRALRSWDIISAMIKSQVFGAIISIVSCAWGVTTLGGAKGVGESTTSAVVISLVGIFIADFALSCCFFQGAGDQLKNCI from the exons ATGCAAACAACATCGTATAGTCATCCTTTAATCTGTTTCTCTTGCAG AAACATCAGTGCAAATGGGAAGAATAAATATAAGGTGAAATTCTGTGCACCGTTTCCCTCTCAATGGGATCGGAAATGTGAATTCAATGGGAGACCTCAAATTTATAATTCTCCTGGCCCCATAAAACCAAAAAGATTGTTTGTGCTTCATAACACAGATGACAGCCATCCATCTGCTTCTACGGTAGGTGATGAAATGAACACAAACCATGCTCCAAATGGCTCATCACCAGCATTTCTCAGCAATTGGTCACCTCCAAGGTATCTGTGGAGGGGGTTATCAGTTTTAATCCTGGCAGGGCAGGTGATTGTCAAAACTCTAAAGGGAAAGATTCATTGGAGGAACACTCTTCAACAACTGGAGAGAGTTGGTCCAAGATCAGTTGGGGTGTGTCTTTTAACTTCGGCTTTTGTGGGCATGGCCTTCACAATTCAATTTGTaagagagttcacaaggttaggATTGAACAGGTCTGTAGGTGGGGTTTTAGCTCTGGCTTTCTCAAGGGAGTTAAGTCCTGTGGTTACAGCAATTGTGGTTGCAGGGCGCATTGGAAGTGCTTTTGCAGCAGAGTTAGGAACTATGCAGGTTTCTGAGCAAACTGATACATTGAGAGTTCTTGGTTCAGACCCTGTTGATTACCTGGTGACACCAAGAGTGATAGCCACTTGTATTGCCCTACCTCTTTTGACCCTATTGTGTTTTACATTAGGGTTGGCATCTAGTGCCATTCTTGCTGATGGTGTTTATGGGGTGAGCATCAACATTATCCTGGATTCAGCTCAGCGGGCTCTCAGATCATGGGATATTATTAGTGCAATGATCAAGTCACAGGTTTTTGGTGCTATCATATCTATTGTGAGTTGTGCGTGGGGAGTTACAACTTTGGGAGGTGCTAAAGGTGTTGGGGAATCAACAACGTCAGCTGTGGTTATTTCTCTAGTAGGCATCTTCATCGCCGATTTTGCTCTTTCTTGTTGTTTCTTCCAAGGAGCAGGAGATCAGCTAAAGAATTGCATTTAG